The genome window CTTGGATCTTGTCAGAGCCAAAATGTGTGGTCTCGATGTTGAAAAGCCCCATTAAACGGGCGAATACGTCGCTCCGCATCATTTTCGCGTCTTTATTAGAGATTATAAATATGGATTCACCTTTTTCTGGCTTTACCAAGTAATCTCGGCTTCCCCATTCTGGATGATCAGGGTGGCTAGGAAGCCTCACTTTATGCTCATCTGGTATGCCTGTTACTTTGAGGTTAACGGGATCTCTAACGAAAGTAAACCTTCGCGCTCTTGGATCAACAAGCTTTCGATTTACTGATGCGAGGTGGTCCCAGCTCAAGGTTGAGTTAATGGGTTTTGGGCCGATCTGGATCATTACTTCCCTGATAGCCTCGGGCTGTAGTCCCCTTCTTTTAAGGGACCTCAGAGTTCCAACGCGAGGGTCGTCCCATCCCGTAAAGCTTCCGTCCTCTATGCCGCTCCTTATCTTAGATTTGCTGAGGACGCCAACCTCTAGTCCCAAGCGACCTATGTTAATGATTTCTGGAAACTCCCAGCCAAGATGATCTGATAGATATCGCTGTCTAGTGGTGTTGACCTCGTGCTCTTTTCCCCTGATGATATGGGAAACTTTCATCTCGTGGTCGTCAATGGCGCAACTGAAATTGTACAAAGGCCAAACCCTAAACTTATTTCCTTGTCGTGGGTGGGCACTCTCAGCAATCCTGAGGGCAGGCCAGTCCCTGACCGCAGGATTTGGGTGTTCCAGATCGGTCTTAATGCGAACTACGGCGTCTCCTTTTGCATATGTCCCGTCCTTCATCTTCATCCAACGCTTGAGGTTTACTTCGATCGAGTTTGATCTGCAGGGACAAGCTTTTTTTGCCATATAAATCTCCTTGAACGCTGAGGAGGTACAAGTGCAGATATA of Candidatus Bathyarchaeota archaeon contains these proteins:
- a CDS encoding glutamate--tRNA ligase, encoding MSGEEIKKVALRHAVHNAVTHEGKAQSGPVVGRIMAGFIERRGKAKEVNDIVSRIVSEVNSWSREKQVTVLKEKWPELLERKKNIEKVKTLPPLQNVKRFEIVRTRFAPNPDGALHLGSAEPIIFCDEYAKRYKGKFILRFEDTSPDVKTPLNEIYKWIEMDLEWLGVKVDEKYVQSDRINIYYKYAVRLLERCSAYICTCTSSAFKEIYMAKKACPCRSNSIEVNLKRWMKMKDGTYAKGDAVVRIKTDLEHPNPAVRDWPALRIAESAHPRQGNKFRVWPLYNFSCAIDDHEMKVSHIIRGKEHEVNTTRQRYLSDHLGWEFPEIINIGRLGLEVGVLSKSKIRSGIEDGSFTGWDDPRVGTLRSLKRRGLQPEAIREVMIQIGPKPINSTLSWDHLASVNRKLVDPRARRFTFVRDPVNLKVTGIPDEHKVRLPSHPDHPEWGSRDYLVKPEKGESIFIISNKDAKMMRSDVFARLMGLFNIETTHFGSDKIQARFHSKSHQEARKFDFPFVHWLPLGVGIKAQVVMPDASTAQGLAETGCSNLEVDSMIQFERYGFVRVDSKSPFVAYYAHR